The Panicum virgatum strain AP13 chromosome 5K, P.virgatum_v5, whole genome shotgun sequence genome has a window encoding:
- the LOC120707112 gene encoding tRNA (guanine-N(7)-)-methyltransferase-like, producing MAWTATGTLCCRLIRFPSARCSPPSRARCSATSAAHSPDAVDMEYADLNLRPLYPIRGQHLRIRQHVNPLSSSFSEPTEPPEWKEVFEDPLLPLMVDIGCGSGRFLIWLAKNSDQRLNYLGLEIRQKLVERTQFWVNELGLRNVYFMFANATVSFEQIVSSYPGPLSLVSILCPDPHFKKRHHKRRVLQPPLVDSITKNLCLDGRVLIQSDVLEVAADMRKRFDGYSDILAHVDCVDKDLHCNNEGWLLDNPMGIRTEREIHAELEGATIYRRMYQKIRDASH from the exons ATGGCTTGGACGGCCACAGGCACCCTGTGCTGCCGCCTCATCCGCTTCCCCTCCGCCCGGTGCTCTCCCCCGTCGCGGGCCCGGTGCTCTGCGACCTCTGCTGCGCACAGCCCCGACGCAGTCGACATGGAATATGCCGACCTCAACCTCCGGCCGCTCTACCCCATT AGGGGCCAGCATCTGCGCATCCGGCAGCACGTGAACCCGCTCAGCTCATCCTTCTCC GAGCCCACGGAGCCGCCAGAGTGGAAAGAAGTGTTCGAGGACCCCCTGCTGCCCCTCATGGTCGACATCGGCTGCG GGAGTGGCAGGTTCTTGATTTGGCTTGCAAAGAACTCCGACCAGAGGCTGAACTACCTTGGTCTGGAAATCCGGCAAAAG TTGGTGGAGCGAACACAATTTTGGGTGAATGAATTGGGGCTTCGGAATGT CTATTTTATGTTTGCAAATGCAACGGTGTCTTTTGAGCAAATCGTGTCATCGTACCCTGGTCCCTTGTCACTTGTTTCAATACTG TGTCCTGATCCACACTTTAAGAAGAGACATCATAAAAGAAGAGTTCTACAGCCACCACTGGTCGATTCAATCACCAAGAATCTCTGTTTAGACGGACGG GTTCTCATTCAATCAGATGTACTGGAAGTAGCTGCAGACATGAGAAAAAGATTTGATGGGTACTCTGACATTTTGGCACATGTTGATTGTGTTGATAAAGATCTTCATTGTAACAATGAAGGATGGCTTCTGGACAACCCAATGGGAATCCGGACAGAAAGAGAAATCCATGCGGAGCTAGAAGGTGCCACTATATACAGGAGGATGTACCAAAAGATAAGAGATGCTTCTCACTAA
- the LOC120707110 gene encoding uncharacterized protein LOC120707110: protein MHDIGLSARAAGASSSSSPAAAGDDDDKPKTRKAHPAFVAAAYARLHYSHRAAVALFLLLAVAVAAFLAGRSCPSIDCATPRLYARFLAHPDAAAASDFGSLGVPWCRSKTGKTVEWTYKDLLNGLEEFVPIYETRPIKNNMYGMGFDHSFGLWFMARWLKPDLMIESGAFKGHSTWVLRQAMPNTRIISLSPRHPEKYIKKGPAYVDGNCTYLAGKDFVDFGSVDWEKLLRNHGISDPSKVLVFFDDHQSELKRLKQALKAGFRHLIFEDNYDTGTGDHYSLRQICDQFYIRGGGHSCFWDSDEARFRLKRKKLWEKAVETADLCGNDDAWWGVRGYMRDNFNHSNKVISYKEHFQNSRLVESVLDLYWELPPVAGPSLTHQTRYDPARAADPIIEDGRYGLFRRTGLERLDASVFNGYTQMAYVEISGSTLNIDDV from the exons ATGCACGACATTGGTctctccgcccgcgccgccggcgcgtcctcttcctcctccccggccgcggccggggacgacgacgacaagccCAAGACCCGGAAAGCACACCCCGCCTTCGTTGCCGCCGCCTACGCGCGCCTCCACTACTCccatcgcgccgccgtcgccctgttcctcctcctcgccgtcgcggtcgcCGCCTTCCTGGCGGGCCGCTCCTGCCCCAGCATCGATTGCGCGACGCCGCGCCTCTATGCGCGCTTCCTCGCCCACCCCGatgcagccgccgcctccgattTTGGCTCCCTCGGCGTCCCGTGGT GCAGATCAAAAACAGGGAAGACAGTGGAATGGACTTATAAGGACCTACTTAACGGATTGGAAGAATTTGTGCCAATATATGAGACCCGCCCCATCAAGAATAACATGTATGGAATGGGCTTTGACCACAGCTTTGGGCTTTGGTTTATGGCTCGCTGGCTTAAACCGGATCTGATGATTGAGAGTGGTGCTTTCAAGGGGCACTCTACTTGGGTCTTGCGGCAGGCCATGCCAAATACTAGGATTATATCACTCTCCCCAAGACACCCTGAGAAATATATTAAGAAGGGACCTGCATATGTTGATGGTAACTGTACTTATCTTGCTGGGAAGGATTTTGTCGATTTTGGAAGCGTTGATTGGGAAAAACTATTGAGAAATCATGGTATTTCTGATCCCAGTAAGGTGCTTGTTTTCTTTGATGACCACCAAAGTGAGTTGAAAAG GTTAAAGCAGGCACTAAAAGCTGGATTTCGGCATCTCATATTTGAGGACAACTATGATACTGGTACAGGTGACCATTATTCCTTGAGACAGATCTGTGATCAATTCTACATCAGAG GTGGTGGACATAGCTGCTTCTGGGATAGTGATGAAGCAAGATTTAGATTGAAACGGAAGAAGCTTTGGGAGAAGGCCGTTGAGACAGCTGATTTATGTGGAAACGATGATGCATGGTGGGGTGTTAGGGGCTACATGCGAGACAATTTCAACCATAGCAATAAGGTCATTTCATACAAAGAGCATTTCCAGAACAGTAGGCTTGTTGAATCTGTGTTAGATTTGTATTGGGAGCTTCCTCCTGTTGCTGGTCCATCGTTAACACATCAAACAAGGTATGACCCAGCACGTGCAGCTGACCCTATTATCGAAGATGGTCGCTATGGCTTGTTTCGAAGAACGGGTCTAGAAAGATTGGATGCATCAGTGTTCAACGGTTACACTCAGATGGCATATGTTGAGATATCAGGCTCAACATTGAACATAGACGACGTTTAA
- the LOC120707111 gene encoding CBL-interacting protein kinase 8 isoform X1: MVGGGGGGGGGALRRVGKYEVGRTIGEGTFAKVKFAQNTETGESVAMKVLDRSSILKHRMAEQIKREISIMKLVRHPNVVRLHEVLASRKKIFIILEFITGGELFDKIIRHGRLNEADARRHFQQLIDGVDFCHNKGVYHRDLKPENLLLDSQGNLKISDFGLSAWPAQGSSLLRTTCGTPNYVAPEVLSHKGYNGALADTWSCGVILYVLLAGYLPFDEVDLTTLYGKIESAEYSFPPWFTGGAKSLIRRILDPNPDTRIRIEEIRNDEWFQKNYEPIKEIESEEVNLDDVNAAFDNPEEDDEDAFDDEAGPLTLNAFDLIILSRGLNLAALFDRRQDYDKLRNRFLSRKPAKVILSSMEVVAQSMGFKTHIRNYKYYNIQMRVEGLNANKTSHLSIMVEVFEVAPSIFMVELQRAAGDTSEYNMFVNNYCSKLDDIIWKYPTEKGKSRISRLSKC; this comes from the exons atggtggggggaggcggcggcggcggcggcggggcgctgcgGCGGGTGGGCAAGTACGAGGTCGGCCGGACCATCGGGGAGGGCACCTTCGCCAAGGTCAAGTTCGCGCAGAACACCGAGACCGGGGAGAGCGTCGCCATGAAGGTGCTCGACCGCTCCTCCATCCTCAAGCACAGGATGGCCGAACAG ATTAAGAGGGAGATATCTATAATGAAGCTTGTCAGGCATCCCAATGTTGTTAGGCTACACGAG GTTCTGGCAAGCCGGAAGAAGATATTTATAATCCTGGAGTTCATCACTGGCGGCGAACTATTTGATAAAATT ATTCGTCATGGGAGACTTAATGAAGCAGATGCACGCAGACACTTCCAGCAGCTTATTGATGGTGTCGATTTTTGTCACAACAAAGGAGTCTACCATCGAGATTTGAAG CCCGAAAATCTCCTCCTTGATTCCCAGGGCAATCTTAAAATTTCAGACTTTGGACTGAGTGCATGGCCTGCCCAG GGATCTTCCCTCCTACGTACGACATGTGGAACACCGAATTATGTTGCCCCAGAG GTTCTCAGTCATAAAGGATATAATGGAGCACTTGCTGATACATGGTCATGTGGAGTTATTTTATATGTACTGTTAGCAGGTTATCTTCCATTCGATGAAGTAGACTTGACTACCCTTTATGGAAAG ATTGAGAGTGCAGAATATTCATTCCCACCCTGGTTTACAGGTGGTGCAAAGTCACTGATTCGTAGAATTCTTGATCCAAATCCAGATACA CGAATCAGGATAGAAGAGATCAGAAATGATGAATGGTTTCAGAAGAATTACGAACCTATCAAAGAAATAGAAAGTGAAGAAGTCAACCTTGATGATGTTAATGCAGCATTTGATAATCCTGAG gaggatgatgaggatgcTTTCGATGATGAAGCAGGTCCTCTGACACTTAATGCATTTGACCTAATCATTCTTTCACGAGGATTGAATCTTGCAGCCCTCTTTGATCGCAGACAG GACTATGACAAGCTTCGGAATAGATTCTTATCGCGCAAACCTGCTAAGGTCATCTTGTCAAGTATGGAGGTTGTTGCACAATCAATGGGATTTAAGACGCACATCCGTAATTACAAG TACTATAATATTCAGATGAGGGTGGAAGGTCTAAATGCAAACAAGACTAGTCATCTCTCAATCATGGTTGAG GTTTTCGAAGTTGCTCCATCAATCTTCATGGTAGAACTACAAAGAGCAGCCGGAGATACTTCAGAGTATAACATG TTTGTAAATAACTACTGCAGCAAATTAGATGATATCATCTGGAAATATCCAACTGAAAAGGGCAAGTCAAGGATATCCCGGTTATCAAAGTGCTAA
- the LOC120707111 gene encoding CBL-interacting protein kinase 8 isoform X2 translates to MVGGGGGGGGGALRRVGKYEVGRTIGEGTFAKVKFAQNTETGESVAMKVLDRSSILKHRMAEQIKREISIMKLVRHPNVVRLHEVLASRKKIFIILEFITGGELFDKIIRHGRLNEADARRHFQQLIDGVDFCHNKGVYHRDLKPENLLLDSQGNLKISDFGLSAWPAQGSSLLRTTCGTPNYVAPEVLSHKGYNGALADTWSCGVILYVLLAGYLPFDEVDLTTLYGKIESAEYSFPPWFTGGAKSLIRRILDPNPDTRIRIEEIRNDEWFQKNYEPIKEIESEEVNLDDVNAAFDNPEEDDEDAFDDEAGPLTLNAFDLIILSRGLNLAALFDRRQDYDKLRNRFLSRKPAKVILSSMEVVAQSMGFKTHIRNYKMRVEGLNANKTSHLSIMVEVFEVAPSIFMVELQRAAGDTSEYNMFVNNYCSKLDDIIWKYPTEKGKSRISRLSKC, encoded by the exons atggtggggggaggcggcggcggcggcggcggggcgctgcgGCGGGTGGGCAAGTACGAGGTCGGCCGGACCATCGGGGAGGGCACCTTCGCCAAGGTCAAGTTCGCGCAGAACACCGAGACCGGGGAGAGCGTCGCCATGAAGGTGCTCGACCGCTCCTCCATCCTCAAGCACAGGATGGCCGAACAG ATTAAGAGGGAGATATCTATAATGAAGCTTGTCAGGCATCCCAATGTTGTTAGGCTACACGAG GTTCTGGCAAGCCGGAAGAAGATATTTATAATCCTGGAGTTCATCACTGGCGGCGAACTATTTGATAAAATT ATTCGTCATGGGAGACTTAATGAAGCAGATGCACGCAGACACTTCCAGCAGCTTATTGATGGTGTCGATTTTTGTCACAACAAAGGAGTCTACCATCGAGATTTGAAG CCCGAAAATCTCCTCCTTGATTCCCAGGGCAATCTTAAAATTTCAGACTTTGGACTGAGTGCATGGCCTGCCCAG GGATCTTCCCTCCTACGTACGACATGTGGAACACCGAATTATGTTGCCCCAGAG GTTCTCAGTCATAAAGGATATAATGGAGCACTTGCTGATACATGGTCATGTGGAGTTATTTTATATGTACTGTTAGCAGGTTATCTTCCATTCGATGAAGTAGACTTGACTACCCTTTATGGAAAG ATTGAGAGTGCAGAATATTCATTCCCACCCTGGTTTACAGGTGGTGCAAAGTCACTGATTCGTAGAATTCTTGATCCAAATCCAGATACA CGAATCAGGATAGAAGAGATCAGAAATGATGAATGGTTTCAGAAGAATTACGAACCTATCAAAGAAATAGAAAGTGAAGAAGTCAACCTTGATGATGTTAATGCAGCATTTGATAATCCTGAG gaggatgatgaggatgcTTTCGATGATGAAGCAGGTCCTCTGACACTTAATGCATTTGACCTAATCATTCTTTCACGAGGATTGAATCTTGCAGCCCTCTTTGATCGCAGACAG GACTATGACAAGCTTCGGAATAGATTCTTATCGCGCAAACCTGCTAAGGTCATCTTGTCAAGTATGGAGGTTGTTGCACAATCAATGGGATTTAAGACGCACATCCGTAATTACAAG ATGAGGGTGGAAGGTCTAAATGCAAACAAGACTAGTCATCTCTCAATCATGGTTGAG GTTTTCGAAGTTGCTCCATCAATCTTCATGGTAGAACTACAAAGAGCAGCCGGAGATACTTCAGAGTATAACATG TTTGTAAATAACTACTGCAGCAAATTAGATGATATCATCTGGAAATATCCAACTGAAAAGGGCAAGTCAAGGATATCCCGGTTATCAAAGTGCTAA
- the LOC120707111 gene encoding CBL-interacting protein kinase 8 isoform X3: protein MVGGGGGGGGGALRRVGKYEVGRTIGEGTFAKVKFAQNTETGESVAMKVLDRSSILKHRMAEQIKREISIMKLVRHPNVVRLHEVLASRKKIFIILEFITGGELFDKIIRHGRLNEADARRHFQQLIDGVDFCHNKGVYHRDLKPENLLLDSQGNLKISDFGLSAWPAQGSSLLRTTCGTPNYVAPEVLSHKGYNGALADTWSCGVILYVLLAGYLPFDEVDLTTLYGKIESAEYSFPPWFTGGAKSLIRRILDPNPDTLS, encoded by the exons atggtggggggaggcggcggcggcggcggcggggcgctgcgGCGGGTGGGCAAGTACGAGGTCGGCCGGACCATCGGGGAGGGCACCTTCGCCAAGGTCAAGTTCGCGCAGAACACCGAGACCGGGGAGAGCGTCGCCATGAAGGTGCTCGACCGCTCCTCCATCCTCAAGCACAGGATGGCCGAACAG ATTAAGAGGGAGATATCTATAATGAAGCTTGTCAGGCATCCCAATGTTGTTAGGCTACACGAG GTTCTGGCAAGCCGGAAGAAGATATTTATAATCCTGGAGTTCATCACTGGCGGCGAACTATTTGATAAAATT ATTCGTCATGGGAGACTTAATGAAGCAGATGCACGCAGACACTTCCAGCAGCTTATTGATGGTGTCGATTTTTGTCACAACAAAGGAGTCTACCATCGAGATTTGAAG CCCGAAAATCTCCTCCTTGATTCCCAGGGCAATCTTAAAATTTCAGACTTTGGACTGAGTGCATGGCCTGCCCAG GGATCTTCCCTCCTACGTACGACATGTGGAACACCGAATTATGTTGCCCCAGAG GTTCTCAGTCATAAAGGATATAATGGAGCACTTGCTGATACATGGTCATGTGGAGTTATTTTATATGTACTGTTAGCAGGTTATCTTCCATTCGATGAAGTAGACTTGACTACCCTTTATGGAAAG ATTGAGAGTGCAGAATATTCATTCCCACCCTGGTTTACAGGTGGTGCAAAGTCACTGATTCGTAGAATTCTTGATCCAAATCCAGATACA TTAAGCTAG